A genomic stretch from Thermonema lapsum includes:
- a CDS encoding MBL fold metallo-hydrolase RNA specificity domain-containing protein: MKLTFWGAAGQVTGSMFLLETDDDYRILVDCGFDMERERSPEDPIDAHPSRLFPFEASMVNTVILTHAHIDHSGNIPNLIREGFEGKIVCTSPTVTLTELLLEDSAAIHERKWKKYRQQKDRQPFSKNGITLPKEWFVKKHVNRAKEQFFPIQFNKRFQLAEGVYVTLLPAGHLLGAAHVLLEVVEKGEKKTILFSGDLGRYNYPLLPNPTIPPQVDYLVCESTYGDKQRTSVGEPEEVLLDIVKEACVTKAGKLIIPAFSVGRTQALLFTLNKLYLKKKLPPIKVFSDSPLAHSSTRAYMKYVNMLNDEAQAFYEEHRVLFDFENLVYVEKLKQSKALAYLNEPCIIISSSGMVQGGRIEHHVRANIQNPQSTILMVGYAAEGTLGHELLNGAKTISTHKEEEVEVLANIESIDVFSGHGDQNDLLRFVSHQNPERLKKVFLVHGELSSMQTFKQLLHERHFRDVEIPMRGQTFEL, encoded by the coding sequence ATGAAACTTACATTTTGGGGCGCTGCCGGTCAGGTTACCGGTAGCATGTTTTTACTTGAGACCGACGACGACTATCGTATTCTGGTCGATTGTGGTTTTGATATGGAGCGGGAGCGCTCACCCGAAGACCCCATCGATGCTCACCCTTCCCGCCTTTTTCCCTTCGAAGCCTCCATGGTCAATACTGTGATTCTCACCCATGCCCACATTGACCACTCGGGCAATATCCCTAACCTCATTAGAGAGGGGTTTGAGGGAAAAATCGTCTGTACTTCCCCCACCGTAACTCTTACCGAACTGCTGCTTGAAGATTCGGCAGCTATCCATGAGCGCAAGTGGAAAAAATACCGACAGCAAAAAGACCGTCAACCTTTCTCAAAAAATGGTATTACCTTGCCCAAAGAGTGGTTTGTGAAGAAACACGTAAATCGGGCAAAGGAGCAATTTTTTCCCATTCAATTCAACAAGCGGTTTCAACTTGCCGAAGGGGTGTATGTAACCTTGTTGCCGGCAGGGCACCTGCTGGGAGCTGCCCATGTGTTATTAGAGGTAGTGGAAAAAGGAGAGAAGAAAACCATTCTATTTTCTGGCGACTTAGGACGTTACAACTATCCGCTCTTGCCCAACCCTACCATTCCGCCGCAGGTAGATTACTTAGTTTGTGAAAGCACTTACGGCGACAAGCAGCGTACTTCAGTTGGCGAGCCCGAAGAAGTGCTGCTCGACATTGTAAAAGAAGCTTGTGTAACCAAGGCAGGCAAGCTCATTATTCCTGCTTTTAGTGTAGGGCGTACACAAGCCTTGCTGTTTACATTGAATAAGCTGTATTTAAAAAAGAAGCTGCCGCCTATCAAGGTATTTTCCGACAGCCCCTTGGCACACAGCAGCACCCGTGCCTACATGAAATATGTGAACATGCTCAACGACGAAGCGCAGGCTTTTTATGAGGAGCACCGCGTGTTGTTTGATTTTGAAAATCTGGTGTATGTAGAAAAGCTAAAACAAAGCAAGGCACTGGCTTATTTGAATGAGCCCTGTATCATCATTTCTTCTTCGGGTATGGTACAAGGCGGGCGCATCGAGCACCACGTGCGTGCCAACATTCAAAATCCGCAATCCACGATTCTGATGGTAGGTTATGCCGCAGAAGGTACTTTGGGGCATGAGCTGCTAAATGGTGCCAAAACCATCAGTACGCATAAAGAAGAAGAAGTGGAAGTGCTTGCCAACATTGAAAGTATAGATGTATTCAGTGGACATGGCGACCAAAATGACCTGTTGCGCTTTGTGTCGCACCAAAACCCCGAACGCCTCAAAAAGGTGTTTTTGGTGCATGGAGAACTCTCTTCCATGCAGACTTTCAAGCAGCTGTTGCACGAGCGTCATTTTCGGGATGTGGAAATCCCCATGCGAGGACAAACCTTCGAATTGTAA
- a CDS encoding cystathionine beta-synthase, with amino-acid sequence MQYYQHLIEAIGNTPLVKLNKVSQGIPGTILAKVEYFNPGNSIKDRIALKMIEDAEKAGILKPGGTIIEGTSGNTGMGLALVAIAKGYKCIFTVADKQSQEKINVLRALGAEVIVCPTNVPPEDPRSYYSVAKRLNREIPNSFYPNQYDNLSNKQAHYESTGPEIWQQTDGKITHFAAGVGTGGTISGTAQYLKEQNPNVFVLGIDTYGSVFKKYHETGIFDENEIYPYLTEGIGEDILPKNVDFSLIDYFVKVTDKDAALMTRRLAREEALFVGWSCGAAVHGALEYARENMKEDDVMVIILPDHGTRYLNKIYNDDWMRDHGFLERRDFATARDIIRSKGNSRLITIHEKQSVGEAAALMLKEGISQLPVVDETGHFTGSLSESKLLHKLIENPELRQTAIHEVMDPPFKFVGMDNTLDVLSSLLDKENKALLVRDENNQVHIITQADLLMALAK; translated from the coding sequence ATGCAATACTATCAGCATCTTATAGAAGCCATTGGTAACACGCCACTGGTGAAGCTCAACAAAGTGAGCCAAGGCATTCCCGGCACCATCCTGGCAAAGGTGGAATACTTCAACCCGGGCAACTCCATCAAAGACCGCATAGCCCTGAAGATGATAGAAGACGCCGAAAAAGCCGGCATTTTGAAACCGGGCGGCACCATCATCGAAGGTACTTCGGGCAATACAGGCATGGGCTTGGCTCTGGTGGCTATTGCCAAAGGGTATAAATGTATTTTTACAGTAGCCGACAAGCAATCACAAGAGAAAATCAACGTATTGCGGGCATTGGGCGCCGAAGTAATCGTATGCCCCACCAATGTGCCCCCTGAAGACCCCCGCTCCTATTATTCGGTAGCCAAGCGGCTAAACCGTGAAATACCGAACTCTTTCTATCCGAACCAATACGACAACCTGTCGAACAAGCAAGCACACTACGAAAGTACCGGTCCCGAAATATGGCAACAAACCGACGGCAAAATTACCCACTTTGCCGCAGGCGTAGGCACCGGTGGCACCATCTCGGGCACAGCGCAATACCTCAAAGAGCAGAATCCCAATGTATTTGTGCTGGGCATCGATACTTACGGCTCGGTATTTAAAAAGTACCATGAAACGGGCATCTTCGATGAAAACGAGATTTATCCCTATCTGACCGAAGGCATTGGCGAAGACATCCTGCCTAAGAACGTGGATTTCTCGCTCATCGACTATTTTGTAAAAGTAACCGACAAAGACGCTGCCCTCATGACCCGCCGTCTGGCACGTGAAGAAGCGCTGTTTGTGGGGTGGTCGTGCGGAGCTGCCGTGCATGGTGCCTTAGAATATGCCCGCGAAAACATGAAAGAAGACGACGTGATGGTTATCATCCTGCCCGACCACGGTACCCGCTACCTCAACAAAATTTACAACGATGACTGGATGCGCGACCATGGTTTTCTTGAGCGTCGCGACTTCGCCACTGCCCGCGACATCATACGTAGCAAAGGCAACAGCCGTCTGATTACCATTCACGAAAAGCAAAGCGTGGGCGAAGCCGCCGCCCTGATGCTCAAAGAAGGTATTTCGCAGTTGCCTGTAGTGGATGAAACCGGACATTTCACCGGCAGCCTCAGTGAGTCGAAACTGTTGCATAAACTGATAGAAAATCCTGAGCTGCGCCAAACAGCCATCCACGAAGTCATGGACCCACCGTTTAAGTTCGTGGGCATGGACAACACGCTGGATGTGCTTTCTTCTCTGTTAGACAAAGAAAATAAAGCATTGCTGGTACGCGACGAAAACAATCAAGTGCATATCATCACCCAAGCCGATTTGTTGATGGCATTGGCTAAATAA
- a CDS encoding GLPGLI family protein, which produces MRAILVLLLMITVSMNGLYAQSFLRAAYRVTGQLDSLNQATALVDTLWLIASAKEAFYFHPAAIKQDSVDFHFSNMTIGEYYARYGQGGAMEIKAHAFYRVNILNRERVHQRTDDMQIYADDHEKTTYINDKWQWHFLDETTTLAGFRCHKAQAEWMGRKWTVYYTRDIPLPFGPWKLQGLPGLVVWAESSGSAPYRFELIGVEKIVDEQFSPGLFYRPELAQQYVKVKHRQALKNLYVRYQEPLKVYKSKITAIGLNIEGAEEKIKQSRIEHFNPIEFLPERNGKKQ; this is translated from the coding sequence ATGAGAGCTATTTTAGTACTACTGCTAATGATAACGGTGAGCATGAATGGACTTTATGCTCAAAGTTTCCTTAGGGCAGCCTACCGTGTAACGGGACAGTTGGACTCTTTGAATCAAGCTACCGCTTTGGTCGATACGCTTTGGCTGATTGCCTCTGCCAAAGAGGCTTTTTACTTTCATCCTGCAGCCATCAAACAAGACTCCGTCGATTTTCATTTTTCCAATATGACCATTGGGGAATACTACGCCCGCTACGGACAAGGGGGAGCAATGGAAATAAAAGCCCATGCGTTTTATCGCGTCAATATACTGAACCGTGAGCGTGTGCATCAACGGACGGACGATATGCAGATATATGCTGACGATCATGAAAAAACAACCTATATCAATGACAAGTGGCAGTGGCATTTCTTAGATGAAACCACCACTTTGGCAGGCTTTCGTTGCCATAAGGCGCAAGCAGAGTGGATGGGGCGGAAGTGGACCGTGTACTATACCCGTGACATCCCTCTCCCCTTCGGACCATGGAAGTTGCAAGGCTTGCCCGGCTTGGTGGTGTGGGCAGAAAGTAGCGGTTCGGCACCTTATCGCTTCGAGTTGATAGGAGTAGAAAAAATAGTAGATGAGCAGTTTTCGCCGGGGCTTTTCTACCGTCCGGAATTGGCACAGCAATACGTAAAGGTAAAGCACCGGCAGGCATTGAAAAATCTGTATGTACGCTATCAAGAACCCCTGAAGGTGTATAAGTCGAAAATCACTGCCATTGGATTGAACATAGAAGGCGCAGAAGAAAAAATCAAACAAAGCCGTATCGAACACTTCAACCCCATAGAGTTTCTGCCGGAGAGGAACGGGAAGAAGCAATAA
- a CDS encoding S8 family serine peptidase — translation MESKRCKNKRGLSFLNIFLGLYCVLVAWAAHAQNNPNLSYYFIPFTDKKNTPYNVEHPEAFLSPRAIERRQKMGIPITERDLPVSPDYVAQVANTGARVRYTSKWLNGVVVVCTDDQLTEIQKLTFVDLEGIDYLKPGETVDPPGLAKTRKQKQRSASASVATPTPPQHLAEYGQALAQNQLIGVPYLHMQGKMGKGILIAIFDTGFHNVDEIDFFQHLFEENRIVATYDFVIGEESVYEDDSHGRMVLSCMAAYKPGEMIGSAPAASYALLRTEDVSSEYRIEEYNWLRAAEYADSLGADLINSSLGYSVFDDPNMNYVAEQLNGKTALITRAANIAAEVGILVVNSAGNEGNSQWKYITVPADSPTTLAIGGIDAQGEIAFFSSIGLPSSQVVKPDVVGVAYRTTVVKNGFVGLANGTSFSSPTVCGMIACLYEAYPQLTIDQLRNAVRLSGDRSSSPDYTYGYGVPHAQRAAEVIEKDILRSKNYDFPDSGFRIYPNPYDRREGVIFIEWGKELHGKNAQLQIISSDGKLMLERNFSQIAHFGSITLKREERLLPAGTYLVKVSIAEHPVLTQRLVIE, via the coding sequence ATGGAAAGCAAGCGATGCAAAAACAAACGAGGGCTTTCGTTCCTTAACATCTTTTTAGGGCTATACTGTGTGCTTGTTGCTTGGGCAGCTCATGCCCAGAACAATCCTAACCTTTCTTATTACTTTATTCCTTTTACCGACAAAAAAAATACGCCCTACAATGTGGAACATCCAGAAGCCTTTCTCTCACCACGTGCTATTGAGCGGCGCCAAAAAATGGGCATCCCCATTACAGAAAGGGACTTACCAGTGTCGCCCGATTATGTAGCACAGGTAGCAAATACAGGAGCACGCGTGCGCTACACGAGCAAGTGGCTAAATGGTGTGGTGGTGGTCTGTACCGACGACCAACTGACCGAAATACAAAAGCTTACTTTTGTTGACCTCGAAGGCATCGACTACCTCAAACCCGGCGAAACAGTTGACCCTCCCGGCTTGGCTAAGACACGGAAGCAAAAACAACGCAGCGCCTCTGCTTCGGTAGCAACCCCCACCCCGCCCCAACATCTTGCCGAATACGGACAAGCCCTCGCACAAAACCAATTGATAGGCGTTCCTTATTTACACATGCAAGGCAAGATGGGAAAGGGCATTCTCATTGCCATCTTCGATACCGGTTTCCACAATGTAGATGAAATTGACTTTTTTCAACACCTGTTCGAAGAAAACCGCATCGTAGCTACCTACGATTTTGTGATAGGTGAAGAATCGGTATACGAAGACGATTCGCACGGTCGCATGGTACTCTCTTGCATGGCTGCCTACAAACCCGGTGAGATGATTGGCAGCGCTCCGGCAGCCTCCTATGCCCTGCTACGCACCGAAGACGTTTCAAGTGAATACCGTATTGAAGAATACAATTGGCTGCGGGCTGCCGAATACGCCGACAGCTTGGGTGCCGACCTCATCAACTCTTCTTTGGGCTATAGTGTATTTGACGACCCAAACATGAACTATGTTGCTGAGCAACTCAACGGCAAAACAGCTCTCATTACTCGTGCCGCCAACATAGCTGCCGAAGTGGGAATACTGGTGGTCAACAGCGCCGGTAATGAGGGCAATAGTCAATGGAAATACATCACCGTACCTGCCGACAGCCCCACCACACTGGCTATAGGGGGCATCGATGCCCAAGGAGAAATAGCTTTTTTCAGTTCAATAGGGTTACCTTCCTCTCAGGTCGTCAAACCAGATGTGGTAGGGGTAGCCTACCGCACTACGGTAGTAAAAAACGGCTTTGTAGGACTTGCCAACGGCACTTCCTTTTCCTCACCTACTGTTTGTGGCATGATAGCCTGCCTTTATGAGGCTTACCCACAACTGACCATAGACCAGCTGCGCAATGCCGTGCGCCTGTCGGGCGACCGCAGTTCATCACCCGACTATACCTATGGCTATGGAGTGCCTCACGCACAGCGCGCCGCAGAAGTAATAGAAAAAGACATTTTACGCAGTAAAAACTATGATTTTCCTGACAGTGGCTTCCGCATCTACCCCAACCCTTATGACCGGCGCGAAGGTGTCATTTTCATTGAATGGGGCAAGGAGCTGCATGGCAAAAACGCTCAATTGCAAATTATCAGCAGCGACGGCAAACTGATGTTGGAGCGAAACTTCAGCCAAATAGCACATTTCGGAAGCATAACACTTAAAAGAGAAGAGCGCCTCCTGCCGGCGGGTACTTACTTGGTAAAAGTAAGCATAGCAGAACATCCGGTACTGACCCAACGCTTGGTAATAGAGTAA
- a CDS encoding TRAP transporter small permease subunit, which yields MKENYLPVWLAWLDQINEYIGRGIRWSALLMVLLVCVDVISRYLLKEGSALFPELEWHLFSIMFLLGSGYALRHDKHVRVDVIYARLSEKQKAWLNLLGHLLLLLPFCFVLFYASEPFVYRAFVMQEQSPDPGGLPYRFIIKSTIPAAAILLGIQGFVEIIQCLFVIWHKGIEPKHSNN from the coding sequence ATGAAAGAAAATTACCTTCCTGTATGGCTCGCATGGCTCGACCAAATCAATGAGTACATAGGCAGGGGCATCCGTTGGAGCGCCCTGCTGATGGTGCTGCTCGTCTGTGTAGATGTCATTAGCCGCTACCTACTCAAAGAAGGCAGCGCCCTTTTCCCTGAACTGGAATGGCACCTTTTTTCCATTATGTTTTTGTTGGGAAGCGGTTATGCGCTTCGCCATGACAAACACGTGCGAGTAGATGTGATTTATGCCCGCCTGAGCGAAAAACAAAAAGCATGGCTCAACCTCTTGGGGCACTTGCTGCTGCTGTTGCCTTTCTGTTTCGTGCTTTTTTATGCTTCCGAGCCTTTTGTATATCGAGCCTTCGTCATGCAGGAACAATCGCCAGACCCGGGTGGCTTGCCTTATCGTTTTATTATCAAATCAACAATTCCAGCAGCCGCCATCTTGCTTGGTATTCAAGGTTTTGTGGAAATCATCCAATGCCTGTTTGTAATCTGGCATAAAGGTATTGAGCCCAAACACTCAAACAACTAA
- a CDS encoding TRAP transporter large permease — protein sequence MSLELFALILFAAILLVLFLGYPVAFALGGVSIWVGSMVMGIKFFDLLPLRIYGTMQNIVLLAVPLFIFMGLMLEKSGIAERMLQTLTLLMGRLHGGLALAVIIVGILLAASTGVVGATVVTMGLLSLPTMLKRGYSKSLASGVIVSAGTLGQIIPPSIVLILLGSVMNVPVGDLFMGALIPGLLLSLGYLLYVLAFAYLKPEQAPPASREELNAFKGKGMLKEIAISFLLPFLLILAVLGSIFAGIATPTEAAGIGAVAATLLTATQGKLSMKTLKEVMSETTFLTSMVFMILVGAAAFSLTFRALEGERLIVQAITQSNLSPVAFFWLSMLGIFIAGFFIDFIEITFIFVPILTPLFQKFGFDLLWVGILIAMNLQSSFLTPPFGFSLFYLKGVAPKEVRTIDIYKGVLPFLLIQALTLLLIYFFPKLVLWLPQMLNQ from the coding sequence ATGAGCTTAGAACTCTTTGCCTTGATTTTGTTTGCAGCCATTTTGCTGGTCTTGTTTCTGGGCTACCCGGTGGCTTTCGCCTTAGGAGGCGTGTCCATCTGGGTAGGTAGCATGGTCATGGGTATTAAGTTTTTCGATTTACTGCCTTTGCGTATCTACGGCACCATGCAAAATATTGTATTGCTGGCAGTGCCTCTCTTCATCTTTATGGGACTGATGCTTGAGAAGTCGGGCATTGCCGAGCGCATGCTGCAAACGCTCACCTTGTTAATGGGACGCCTGCATGGCGGACTTGCCTTGGCTGTCATCATCGTGGGCATTCTGCTGGCGGCTTCGACTGGTGTTGTGGGGGCAACGGTCGTTACTATGGGCTTGCTGAGCTTGCCCACGATGCTTAAGCGCGGTTATTCGAAATCGCTGGCGAGTGGTGTCATCGTGTCGGCAGGGACCTTGGGACAAATCATCCCGCCAAGCATTGTGTTGATTCTTTTGGGCAGTGTCATGAATGTGCCTGTGGGCGACCTGTTCATGGGAGCACTTATTCCGGGCTTGCTGCTGTCGTTAGGCTACCTCTTGTATGTGCTCGCCTTTGCCTACCTGAAGCCCGAACAAGCGCCTCCTGCAAGCCGCGAAGAGCTGAACGCTTTCAAAGGCAAAGGCATGCTCAAAGAAATAGCCATCAGCTTTTTGCTGCCTTTCCTGCTCATCTTGGCGGTGCTGGGTTCAATTTTTGCGGGCATAGCTACCCCCACCGAAGCCGCTGGCATCGGGGCAGTGGCAGCAACGCTGCTGACTGCCACACAGGGCAAACTCTCCATGAAGACATTGAAAGAGGTGATGAGCGAAACCACCTTTCTCACCTCCATGGTTTTCATGATACTCGTAGGGGCAGCCGCTTTCAGCCTCACCTTCCGCGCCCTCGAAGGTGAACGCCTCATTGTCCAAGCCATCACACAAAGCAATTTATCGCCTGTGGCGTTCTTCTGGCTTAGCATGTTGGGAATTTTCATAGCAGGTTTTTTCATCGACTTCATCGAAATCACTTTTATTTTTGTGCCTATCCTCACCCCTTTGTTTCAAAAGTTCGGTTTCGACTTGCTTTGGGTGGGCATTCTCATTGCCATGAATCTGCAAAGCTCTTTCTTGACACCGCCTTTTGGTTTTTCGCTTTTCTATTTGAAAGGGGTAGCGCCCAAAGAAGTGCGTACTATCGACATTTACAAAGGGGTTTTGCCTTTTCTACTCATACAAGCCCTTACTCTTCTGCTCATTTATTTCTTCCCGAAGCTGGTGCTTTGGCTTCCACAAATGCTTAACCAATAA